In Larimichthys crocea isolate SSNF chromosome VI, L_crocea_2.0, whole genome shotgun sequence, one genomic interval encodes:
- the LOC104924467 gene encoding ras-related protein Rap-1A has translation MREYKLVVLGSGGVGKSALTVQFVQGIFVEKYDPTIEDSYRKQVEVDGQQCMLEILDTAGTEQFTAMRDLYMKNGQGFALVYSITAQSTFNDLQDLREQILRVKDTEDVPMILVGNKCDLEDERVVGKEQGQNLARQWNHCAFLESSAKSKINVLDIFYDLVRQINRKTPVEKKKAKKKSNCVLL, from the exons ATGCGTGAATACAAGCTAGTGGTGTTAGGCTCTGGAGGTGTGGGCAAGTCCGCTCTG ACAGTTCAGTTTGTACAGGGAATCTTTGTGGAAAAATATGACCCTACAATAGAAGACTCATACAGAAAG cAAGTGGAGGTAGATGGGCAGCAATGTATGCTTGAAATTCTCGACACAGCAGGCACA GAGCAGTTCACAGCGATGAGGGACTTGTACATGAAGAACGGCCAAGGCTTTGCCCTGGTATACTCCATCACAGCACAGTCCACCTTCAATGACCTCCAGGACCTGAGAGAACAGATTCTACGagtaaaggacacagaggat GTGCCGATGATCCTGGTCGGGAACAAGTGCGACTTGGAGGATGAGCGTGTGGTGGGGAAGGAGCAGGGCCAGAACCTGGCCAGACAGTGGAACCACTGTGCCTTTTTAGAGTCCTCTGCTAAGTCAAAGATCAACGTCCTCGAT ATCTTCTATGACCTGGTCAGACAGATAAATAGGAAAACGCCAGTGGAAAAGAAGAAGGCGAAAAAGAAATCCAACTGTGTCCTGCTTTAA